The following coding sequences are from one Candidatus Nanopelagicus hibericus window:
- the hrcA gene encoding heat-inducible transcriptional repressor HrcA produces the protein MSKTMPGRQLEILKAIVDEYVATEEPVGSKTLAARSGLGVSPATIRNEMAVLEESGLITQPHTSAGRIPTNKGYRVFVDQLAGVKPLSIAERKAIENFLDGATDLDDVISRTVRLLAQVTKQVAVVQYPSLIKANVRHIELVLLNSNRVMIVLITDTGRVEQKMVELVFEITENGLADLHKKVNLLIAKQSLSNVASRLENFSATYRGNDKSNVVIIIATLIEMAIEHPEERVVLAGASNLARSNQDLSNSIHPILEALEEQVVLLRLLSGADSSVKVQIGDEQSEKSLRKTSLVKVGYADIGALGILGPTRMDYAASISAVNAVANYVGSFLTENK, from the coding sequence ATGAGCAAGACGATGCCTGGTCGGCAACTTGAGATCCTGAAAGCAATTGTTGATGAGTATGTGGCAACTGAAGAGCCGGTTGGCTCAAAAACTTTAGCCGCTCGCTCTGGCTTGGGAGTTTCGCCTGCAACAATACGAAACGAAATGGCAGTTTTGGAGGAATCTGGATTAATAACGCAACCACACACTAGTGCCGGTCGAATCCCAACAAATAAAGGGTATCGAGTATTTGTTGATCAACTTGCTGGAGTAAAACCATTATCGATCGCAGAACGTAAGGCAATCGAAAATTTCCTAGATGGCGCAACTGATTTAGATGATGTGATTTCCAGAACTGTTCGCTTGCTAGCGCAAGTGACTAAACAGGTTGCAGTAGTTCAGTACCCATCGTTGATCAAAGCAAATGTCCGCCATATCGAGTTAGTACTACTCAATTCCAATCGAGTAATGATCGTATTGATAACTGATACTGGGCGAGTAGAACAGAAAATGGTGGAATTAGTCTTTGAAATTACTGAAAATGGTCTTGCAGATCTTCATAAAAAAGTGAATTTATTGATTGCTAAACAATCGCTATCAAATGTTGCCAGCCGGCTGGAAAATTTTTCAGCAACTTACCGTGGAAATGATAAATCCAATGTAGTGATTATTATTGCAACGCTGATTGAAATGGCAATTGAACACCCAGAGGAGAGAGTAGTTCTTGCAGGAGCATCAAACTTGGCCAGATCTAATCAAGATTTATCAAATAGCATTCATCCAATCTTGGAGGCCTTAGAGGAGCAGGTCGTTTTGTTAAGACTGCTATCTGGTGCTGACTCATCAGTGAAAGTGCAGATAGGTGATGAACAAAGTGAAAAAAGTCTACGCAAAACCAGTCTGGTAAAGGTTGGTTACGCCGATATCGGGGCACTTGGAATTTTAGGACCAACTCGCATGGATTATGCCGCCTCAATCTCGGCGGTGAATGCTGTGGCTAATTATGTTGGCAGTTTCTTGACGGAGAATAAGTAG
- the hemW gene encoding radical SAM family heme chaperone HemW, with amino-acid sequence MNLAFYIHIPYCIKRCGYCDFNTYTPGELQISTGLAEVSNSYIDLLIKEIRLARAQVVENTVVPSIFFGGGTPSLMQASDIGRVISAIKSEFNLSLDAEITMECNPDTVSKESLAQFKEVGVNRVSFGMQSAVKHVLETLDRTHNPDNLLQVTTWAQQIGFKEISVDLIYGTPGESICDWQTSIDSALSLPITHISAYALIIEEGTKLAGQIKRGQVQPVDDDLAAEKYLIADRAFTAAGFNWYELSNWAKPNSASKHNLAYWSGDNWWGAGPGAHSHLNGKRFWNVKHPNLYREKLQSDQSPIAGSEFLAQSQIESERLMLSIRLPTGVAKKTLSEQQIFELSEYVGSGHLDQSNWNDGRATLTVDGRLIADRILRKILL; translated from the coding sequence GTGAATCTTGCCTTTTATATTCACATCCCATACTGCATTAAACGGTGTGGGTACTGCGACTTTAATACTTATACGCCAGGAGAATTACAAATATCTACTGGATTAGCTGAAGTTTCCAATTCCTATATTGATCTTTTAATAAAAGAAATCAGGCTAGCAAGAGCTCAAGTTGTTGAAAATACTGTTGTGCCTTCAATCTTTTTTGGTGGCGGAACTCCATCTCTTATGCAGGCAAGTGATATTGGCCGAGTGATTTCAGCAATTAAATCAGAGTTCAATTTATCATTAGATGCCGAAATTACTATGGAATGTAATCCAGATACTGTGAGTAAAGAATCCCTCGCTCAATTCAAAGAGGTAGGAGTAAATAGGGTTTCATTTGGTATGCAATCTGCAGTTAAACATGTGCTAGAAACCTTAGATAGAACTCATAATCCAGATAATTTGTTACAGGTAACAACTTGGGCACAGCAAATTGGCTTTAAGGAGATCTCAGTCGATTTAATTTACGGCACACCAGGGGAGAGCATCTGCGATTGGCAAACTTCAATTGATTCAGCACTCTCCCTACCAATTACCCATATATCTGCCTACGCTTTAATTATCGAAGAAGGTACTAAGTTGGCTGGGCAAATTAAGCGAGGACAGGTTCAACCAGTCGATGATGATTTAGCTGCTGAGAAATATCTAATTGCTGATCGCGCATTTACGGCTGCTGGTTTTAATTGGTATGAGTTGAGCAATTGGGCTAAACCGAATTCAGCAAGTAAACATAATTTAGCTTATTGGTCGGGTGATAACTGGTGGGGTGCAGGTCCTGGTGCGCATTCACATTTAAATGGCAAGAGATTTTGGAATGTAAAGCACCCGAATTTATACAGAGAGAAACTTCAATCAGATCAATCACCAATCGCTGGTTCAGAATTTTTAGCACAATCTCAGATCGAAAGTGAACGATTGATGCTTTCAATAAGACTGCCTACTGGTGTGGCTAAAAAAACTTTGAGTGAGCAACAGATTTTTGAATTATCAGAGTATGTAGGAAGTGGTCATTTGGATCAATCAAATTGGAATGATGGCCGAGCAACCCTGACCGTAGATGGCCGGCTAATCGCCGACCGAATTCTGCGTAAAATCCTGTTGTAG
- the lepA gene encoding translation elongation factor 4: MPAISIAKAPQPAATNPEQIRNFCIIAHIDHGKSTLADRMLGITGVVEDRNMRAQYLDRMDIERERGITIKSQAVRLPWRSGIDGKDYILNMIDTPGHVDFTYEVSRSLAACEGAILLVDCAQGIEAQTLANLYLAMENNLTIIPVLNKIDLPAARPEKFAIELANLIGCKPEDCLRVSGKTGEGVVELLDQVVKQLPPPVGDAKAPTRALIFDSVYDSYRGVVTYVRVMDGHLSPRDQIQMYSTGVRHEMLEVGVISPEPVASNGLGVGEVGYLITGVKDVRQSRVGDTVTTYNNPAKVALAGYKDPKPMVFSGLFPLDGAEYPMLREALDKLQLNDAALVFEPESSAALGFGFRCGFLGLLHMEIVRERLEREAGLTLISTAPSVVYNLTLEDGKRLVVTNPSEYPDGKIAEVQEPIVKATILAPSEFIGTIMELCQQRRGIQKGMDYLSEDRIEIRYTLPLAEIVFDFFDQLKSRTRGYASLDYEPIGEEPGDLVKVDILLQGEKVDAFSQIVHRDKAYSYGVKMTEKLKELIPRQQFEVPIQAAIGAKIIARENIRAIRKDVLAKCYGGDITRKRKLLEKQKEGKKRMKMVGRVEVPQEAFIAALTTDSDKVSEKKK, encoded by the coding sequence ATGCCTGCTATCTCGATTGCTAAGGCACCTCAACCTGCTGCTACAAATCCTGAACAAATAAGAAATTTCTGCATCATTGCTCATATTGATCATGGCAAATCAACTTTGGCTGATCGAATGCTGGGCATAACAGGTGTGGTTGAAGACCGCAATATGCGAGCACAATATTTGGATCGCATGGATATTGAGCGCGAGCGGGGCATCACTATAAAGAGCCAAGCGGTTAGATTGCCGTGGAGATCAGGCATTGATGGCAAAGATTACATATTAAATATGATTGATACTCCTGGCCATGTGGACTTCACTTACGAGGTATCTCGCTCACTGGCTGCATGTGAAGGTGCGATTTTATTAGTTGATTGCGCACAAGGAATCGAAGCCCAAACCTTAGCTAATCTTTATTTAGCGATGGAGAATAATCTAACGATTATCCCAGTATTAAATAAGATTGATTTACCAGCGGCCCGGCCAGAAAAGTTTGCAATAGAACTTGCAAATTTAATTGGTTGCAAGCCAGAGGATTGTTTACGCGTATCTGGTAAAACAGGCGAGGGTGTTGTTGAACTATTAGACCAGGTGGTTAAGCAATTGCCACCTCCCGTAGGAGATGCTAAAGCACCCACTAGAGCCTTAATATTTGATTCAGTTTATGACTCGTATCGTGGTGTTGTTACCTATGTAAGGGTGATGGATGGTCACCTTTCACCAAGGGATCAAATTCAAATGTATTCAACTGGTGTGCGCCATGAAATGTTAGAGGTGGGCGTTATATCACCCGAGCCGGTTGCCAGTAATGGCTTAGGTGTAGGAGAGGTAGGTTATTTAATAACTGGGGTTAAAGATGTTCGTCAATCAAGAGTTGGCGACACAGTTACTACTTACAACAATCCAGCAAAGGTTGCTTTAGCGGGGTATAAGGATCCAAAACCTATGGTTTTTTCAGGGCTATTTCCACTAGATGGTGCGGAATACCCAATGTTGCGAGAGGCGTTAGATAAATTACAACTTAATGATGCAGCACTTGTTTTCGAACCAGAATCTTCAGCTGCATTAGGTTTTGGGTTCAGGTGTGGTTTCCTTGGTCTTTTACATATGGAGATCGTGCGTGAAAGATTAGAGCGTGAGGCAGGCCTTACTTTAATTTCAACCGCCCCAAGTGTGGTTTATAACCTCACTCTAGAGGATGGAAAAAGATTAGTTGTTACTAATCCATCAGAGTATCCAGATGGAAAAATTGCTGAGGTGCAAGAGCCAATTGTTAAAGCAACAATCTTGGCACCCAGTGAGTTTATTGGCACGATCATGGAGCTTTGCCAACAGCGTAGAGGTATTCAAAAAGGAATGGATTACCTATCTGAGGATCGAATTGAAATTCGCTATACCCTGCCACTTGCAGAAATTGTCTTTGATTTTTTTGATCAACTAAAGTCTAGAACTAGGGGTTATGCCTCACTAGATTATGAACCAATTGGCGAAGAGCCTGGTGATTTAGTGAAGGTAGATATCCTGCTGCAAGGAGAAAAAGTGGATGCATTTTCTCAGATTGTGCATCGCGATAAAGCCTATTCATATGGTGTAAAAATGACTGAAAAATTAAAGGAATTAATACCACGTCAACAATTTGAGGTTCCTATTCAGGCGGCAATCGGTGCGAAAATCATTGCTCGTGAAAATATCAGAGCAATTCGTAAGGATGTATTGGCAAAGTGTTACGGCGGAGATATAACTAGAAAACGCAAGCTTCTCGAAAAGCAAAAAGAGGGTAAGAAGAGAATGAAAATGGTTGGGCGAGTGGAAGTACCGCAGGAGGCCTTCATCGCCGCTCTTACAACTGATTCAGATAAAGTGAGTGAGAAGAAGAAATAA
- the rpsT gene encoding 30S ribosomal protein S20, protein MANIKSQIKRIRTNNKAQDRNKAYRSALRTAIRRFRDAVSSGDAAKIKTEFKDASRSLDMAVSKGVIHANNAANKKSAMAKLANKAGVR, encoded by the coding sequence GTGGCAAACATCAAGTCTCAAATCAAACGTATTCGCACCAACAACAAGGCGCAGGATCGCAATAAGGCTTATCGATCAGCTTTGCGCACTGCAATACGTAGATTTCGCGATGCAGTTTCATCTGGTGATGCCGCAAAAATCAAAACTGAATTTAAAGATGCATCTCGTTCATTAGATATGGCTGTTTCAAAAGGTGTTATTCATGCCAATAATGCAGCTAATAAAAAGTCAGCTATGGCTAAATTAGCCAACAAAGCTGGCGTTCGTTAA
- the holA gene encoding DNA polymerase III subunit delta, whose product MGLVLIQGAEGLLADRAVAEVIAENSAAQVTNISIEDIEIGFITDALAPSLFGDQRIVVIKEIQDLDSDCGDEIIDYLENQDESVTLVLWHKGGVKGKALVDKIKKAGAQIVSAEAIKKESEKSEFVRSEFKRLGRKITPAAVQALIDSLGSDLRELGGACTQLASDVALQKIIDEDDVTAYQQGRVESTGFDVADAALDGNTAIAIINLRNALATGTDPVLIVSALAASFRTLAKVSGESRSVKSYELAQTLALPPWQIDKARRQLIGWSENAMARAVIAIAGADADIKGAAADPKYALERAIMTVCAAKGSK is encoded by the coding sequence GTGGGGTTAGTTTTAATCCAAGGCGCAGAGGGTTTGCTCGCTGATCGGGCTGTGGCGGAAGTAATCGCTGAAAATTCAGCAGCACAAGTTACTAATATTTCAATTGAGGATATTGAAATTGGCTTCATTACCGATGCCTTAGCACCCTCACTTTTTGGAGACCAAAGAATTGTAGTAATCAAAGAGATTCAAGATTTAGACTCTGATTGTGGTGATGAAATAATCGATTATCTTGAAAATCAAGATGAGTCAGTAACTCTTGTCCTTTGGCACAAAGGTGGCGTCAAGGGCAAAGCCTTGGTTGATAAAATAAAAAAAGCTGGCGCTCAGATTGTTTCGGCTGAAGCGATAAAAAAAGAGAGTGAAAAATCAGAATTTGTTCGCTCAGAGTTTAAGCGATTAGGCAGGAAAATAACCCCAGCTGCAGTTCAGGCATTAATTGATTCACTCGGAAGTGATCTGCGCGAGCTAGGTGGAGCTTGTACGCAGTTGGCAAGTGATGTGGCGCTTCAGAAGATAATTGATGAAGATGATGTCACCGCCTATCAGCAAGGTCGGGTTGAAAGTACTGGTTTTGATGTTGCAGATGCAGCCCTTGACGGAAATACAGCTATCGCCATAATTAATTTAAGAAATGCCCTTGCTACTGGCACTGACCCAGTTTTGATTGTGAGCGCCTTAGCCGCTTCGTTTCGCACGCTTGCAAAAGTATCTGGTGAATCTCGCAGTGTTAAATCCTATGAGTTGGCGCAAACTTTGGCGTTGCCACCTTGGCAGATTGATAAAGCCCGTAGGCAATTAATTGGTTGGAGTGAGAATGCAATGGCAAGAGCGGTGATAGCAATTGCAGGTGCTGACGCTGATATTAAAGGTGCCGCGGCAGATCCAAAATACGCCCTTGAGAGGGCGATAATGACGGTTTGTGCTGCCAAAGGCAGTAAGTAA